Proteins co-encoded in one Candidatus Blochmannia sp. SNP genomic window:
- the metF gene encoding methylenetetrahydrofolate reductase has product MSMFHATQQEILNQYLAELQGNINVSFEFFPPRTNEMKKILWKTIKKLSKLNPIFVSVTYSANSGTRDYTDKTINDIKKHTRLVVAPHLTCINETPQALQIIAQEYWNNGIHNIVALRGDQIKKNHQSSMHAADLVYLLKKVGNFDISVAAYPEVHPEAKNAQSDLINLKKKIDAGANRAITQFFFDVEQYLRFRDLCVSVGIDIEIIPGILPIFNFRQVQNFITFTKVKIPHWIYVIFHGLDHDLKTQKMLGTFVAIDMIRILIKEGVRNFHFYTLNRSDLTYAICHSLGIKNKN; this is encoded by the coding sequence ATGAGTATGTTCCATGCTACTCAACAAGAAATATTAAATCAATATTTAGCAGAATTACAAGGAAATATTAATGTATCATTTGAATTCTTCCCTCCACGTACCAATGAAATGAAAAAAATATTATGGAAAACTATAAAAAAATTAAGTAAACTAAATCCTATTTTTGTTTCTGTAACATATAGTGCTAATTCTGGAACACGAGATTATACTGACAAAACAATTAATGATATAAAAAAACATACTAGATTAGTAGTAGCTCCCCATTTAACATGTATTAACGAAACTCCTCAAGCATTGCAAATCATTGCTCAAGAATATTGGAATAATGGTATTCATAACATTGTTGCATTAAGAGGCGATCAAATCAAAAAAAATCATCAATCATCTATGCACGCTGCAGATTTGGTATATTTGCTAAAAAAAGTTGGAAATTTTGACATTTCCGTAGCTGCTTATCCAGAAGTACATCCAGAAGCAAAGAATGCACAATCAGATTTAATTAATTTGAAAAAAAAAATAGATGCTGGCGCTAATCGCGCAATCACTCAATTTTTTTTTGATGTAGAACAATATTTAAGATTTAGAGATCTTTGCGTATCTGTTGGGATCGATATAGAAATTATTCCCGGAATATTACCTATTTTCAATTTTCGTCAAGTACAGAATTTTATTACTTTTACTAAAGTTAAAATACCTCATTGGATATATGTAATTTTTCACGGATTAGATCACGACTTAAAAACACAGAAAATGCTTGGAACATTTGTAGCGATAGACATGATTAGGATTCTTATTAAAGAAGGAGTAAGAAATTTTCACTTTTATACTCTTAATAGATCAGATTTAACATATGCAATATGTCATAGTTTGGGAATAAAAAATAAAAACTAA
- the murI gene encoding glutamate racemase: MTYFCKNIYKHKQPTILILDSGVGGLSIYTAIRKLLPYVWYLYFFDNQAFPYGERSETFITNRVTSIIKAVQNQHRLDLVIIACNTASVVSLKILQNRFLFPIIGVIPAIKLASKLTRNGIIGVLATHRTVNHNYTWYLIKRFANKYKVLLLGTSELVNLAESKIYGEKISLSTLRNILAPWLEIKQPPDTIVLGCTHFSLLKKELIATLSSNSYLIDSRRTIAKYSLRLLRHNKTLTKESGSINNFGSVRLNKIYCSMDTTAAIKLKSILLTHYNFFSLEILSI; the protein is encoded by the coding sequence ATGACATATTTCTGTAAAAACATATATAAACATAAACAACCAACAATCTTAATATTGGATTCTGGAGTAGGTGGGTTATCCATTTATACCGCAATACGCAAATTATTACCATACGTGTGGTATTTATATTTCTTTGATAATCAAGCCTTTCCTTATGGCGAACGTTCAGAAACATTTATCACAAATCGTGTAACCTCTATAATTAAAGCTGTGCAAAATCAACATCGATTAGATCTTGTAATTATTGCTTGTAATACTGCCAGTGTAGTTTCATTAAAAATATTACAAAACCGATTTTTATTCCCTATTATCGGAGTGATACCTGCGATCAAATTAGCATCTAAATTAACTAGAAATGGCATCATTGGAGTATTAGCAACACATCGTACTGTAAATCATAATTATACTTGGTATCTTATAAAACGTTTCGCAAATAAATATAAAGTCCTGCTATTAGGCACATCTGAATTAGTAAACTTAGCTGAATCCAAAATATATGGCGAAAAAATATCTTTATCAACACTTCGTAATATTCTCGCCCCCTGGTTAGAAATAAAACAACCTCCTGATACTATAGTATTAGGATGTACTCATTTTTCCTTACTAAAAAAAGAATTAATTGCAACATTATCTTCAAATAGCTATTTAATAGATTCTAGACGCACCATCGCTAAATATAGTTTACGTTTACTACGACATAATAAAACCCTAACCAAAGAGTCTGGGTCTATAAACAATTTTGGTTCTGTCAGACTAAACAAAATCTATTGTTCTATGGACACCACAGCAGCTATTAAACTAAAATCTATTTTACTAACTCATTATAATTTTTTTTCTTTAGAAATCTTATCAATATAA
- the ilvG gene encoding acetolactate synthase 2 catalytic subunit: MNGAQWIIKALRDKGVDIIFGYPGGAIMPIYDALFDSEVKHLLCRHEQGAIIAAIGYARATGKVGVCFATSGPGATNLITGLADALLDSIPIVAITGQVGLEFIGTDAFQEVDVLGLSLACTKHSFLVHSLNMIPGVIDEAFFIASKGRPGPVLIDIPKDIQLSTEKIIPKYYVDNKKYIGSIKGNIEKARILMLQSYQPILYIGGGVGMAKAVTSLRTFISKTKIPTVVTLKGIGAPDYTEDCYLGMLGMHGNQAANLAVQKCDLLIAIGARFDDRVTGQLHTFAPQAKVIHLDIDPSEFGKLRLAHVSLSGNLNDLLFALTQSLSIEKWRIKIKALKLKYRWSYQSTDDKIYAPALLQAISENAPYDTIVTTDVGQHQMWAAQHMQFNRPENFITSGGLGTMGFGTPAAIGAQIGRPNHMVICISGDGSFMMNIQELATIKRKNLPIKIVLLDNQRLGMVRQWQQLFFNKRYSETTLTDNPNFLVLAKAFDIHGLRITHKSQISNAINLLFMHTGAFLLHVLIDEYENVWPLVPPGSSNDSMLEQ, from the coding sequence ATGAACGGAGCTCAGTGGATAATAAAAGCACTGAGAGACAAGGGTGTAGATATTATTTTCGGTTACCCAGGCGGGGCCATCATGCCAATATACGATGCATTATTTGATTCTGAAGTAAAACATTTATTATGTAGGCATGAACAAGGAGCGATTATAGCTGCTATAGGATATGCTAGAGCCACTGGGAAAGTTGGTGTATGCTTTGCAACTTCTGGCCCAGGTGCTACTAATCTTATTACTGGACTAGCTGACGCGTTATTAGACTCTATCCCTATAGTAGCGATTACTGGACAAGTAGGATTAGAATTCATTGGTACTGACGCATTTCAGGAAGTAGATGTATTAGGATTATCTTTAGCTTGCACTAAACATAGCTTTTTAGTACATTCATTAAATATGATACCTGGTGTTATTGATGAAGCGTTTTTTATTGCTTCTAAAGGAAGACCAGGCCCAGTATTAATAGATATACCAAAAGATATTCAACTATCTACTGAAAAAATAATACCTAAATACTATGTTGATAATAAAAAGTATATCGGTAGCATCAAAGGCAATATAGAAAAAGCTCGTATATTAATGCTGCAGTCATACCAACCAATACTTTATATAGGTGGGGGAGTAGGCATGGCTAAAGCAGTAACATCATTACGTACATTCATTTCCAAAACAAAAATACCTACTGTAGTAACCTTAAAAGGAATTGGTGCGCCAGATTATACAGAAGATTGTTATTTAGGAATGTTAGGAATGCATGGTAATCAAGCAGCTAATTTAGCAGTACAAAAGTGTGATTTACTAATTGCAATTGGGGCCCGTTTCGATGATCGAGTAACTGGACAGTTACATACTTTTGCTCCACAAGCAAAAGTAATTCATTTAGATATTGATCCTTCAGAATTCGGTAAACTACGTCTAGCCCATGTCTCTTTATCGGGAAATTTAAACGATTTACTATTTGCATTAACACAATCCTTATCTATTGAAAAATGGAGAATAAAAATAAAAGCTTTAAAACTAAAGTACCGTTGGTCTTATCAATCGACTGATGACAAAATTTACGCGCCAGCCTTATTACAAGCAATTAGTGAAAATGCTCCCTACGATACTATCGTAACTACAGATGTTGGGCAACATCAAATGTGGGCTGCCCAGCATATGCAATTTAATCGTCCAGAAAATTTTATTACTTCTGGAGGGCTTGGCACCATGGGATTCGGCACACCAGCAGCTATCGGCGCTCAAATTGGCCGACCGAACCATATGGTAATATGTATTTCTGGTGATGGGTCGTTTATGATGAATATACAAGAACTCGCCACTATTAAACGCAAAAATCTACCCATTAAAATTGTTTTATTAGATAACCAACGTTTAGGAATGGTTCGTCAGTGGCAACAATTATTTTTTAATAAACGTTATAGTGAAACTACATTAACAGATAATCCTAACTTTCTTGTTTTAGCTAAAGCATTTGACATCCATGGGTTACGTATTACTCATAAATCGCAAATATCAAATGCAATTAATTTATTATTTATGCACACAGGGGCTTTTTTGTTACATGTACTAATCGATGAATATGAAAACGTTTGGCCACTAGTTCCACCTGGTTCTTCAAATGATTCTATGTTGGAGCAGTAA
- the ilvM gene encoding acetolactate synthase 2 small subunit — translation MICYSLCIKARFCPEVLERILRVIRHRGFELHTLNMSSHNKFDNKKINIFLTVSSNRAICLLSAQLNKLTDIYHIEIQ, via the coding sequence ATGATATGTTATTCTTTGTGTATTAAAGCTAGATTTTGCCCAGAAGTACTTGAACGTATTCTTCGGGTTATACGTCATCGTGGTTTTGAGTTACATACGTTAAATATGTCGTCACATAACAAATTTGATAACAAAAAAATAAATATTTTTTTGACTGTTTCCAGTAATAGAGCAATATGCTTACTATCTGCTCAGTTAAATAAACTAACAGATATATATCATATTGAAATTCAATAA
- a CDS encoding branched-chain amino acid transaminase: MNTANFIWFNGDIIPWQEAKIHVMSHSLHYGSSVFEGMRCYDSYKGPVIFRNREHIQRLHNSAKIYRMPISWSINNLMQACKVIIHENNLINAYIRPIVFIGDIGMKINPDLGYTTDVAIAAFSWSSYLGENSLTQGIDVMISSWNRVPANTLPSSAKAGGNYLSSMLISNEAFRNGYHEGIGLDIYGYISEGAGENLFEVKDNIILTPPRASSILPGITRDSIIKLAINTGLEVQEQVLSRESLYTADEIFMSGTAAEIIPVRSVDGIQVGTGRCGPITKKLQDLFFNLFTGATEDLWGWLDPVN, translated from the coding sequence ATGAATACAGCAAATTTTATTTGGTTTAATGGAGATATCATACCATGGCAAGAAGCTAAAATACATGTAATGTCTCATTCTCTGCACTATGGATCATCAGTATTTGAAGGTATGAGATGTTATGATTCATATAAGGGACCTGTTATATTTCGTAATCGCGAACACATACAAAGATTACATAATTCCGCAAAAATTTATCGTATGCCCATTTCTTGGAGTATCAACAATTTAATGCAAGCATGTAAAGTTATTATTCATGAAAATAATTTAATTAATGCATATATTCGTCCTATAGTATTCATTGGAGACATAGGAATGAAAATTAATCCAGATCTTGGATATACCACAGACGTTGCTATAGCAGCTTTCTCTTGGTCATCTTATTTGGGAGAAAATTCTTTAACACAAGGGATTGATGTGATGATATCTTCTTGGAACAGAGTACCAGCGAATACTCTTCCAAGCTCAGCTAAAGCTGGCGGAAATTACTTATCATCCATGTTAATTAGTAATGAAGCTTTCAGAAATGGTTATCACGAAGGAATTGGGTTAGATATATACGGTTATATTTCAGAAGGAGCTGGTGAAAACTTATTTGAAGTTAAAGATAACATTATCTTAACCCCACCACGTGCCTCCTCTATATTACCTGGAATTACACGAGATTCTATTATTAAATTAGCGATAAATACTGGTTTGGAAGTACAAGAACAAGTATTATCTCGTGAGTCTTTGTATACAGCGGATGAAATATTTATGTCGGGTACTGCTGCAGAAATAATTCCAGTACGTAGCGTAGATGGAATTCAAGTAGGTACTGGCAGATGTGGACCCATTACTAAAAAATTACAGGATTTATTTTTTAACTTATTTACTGGAGCAACTGAAGATCTATGGGGCTGGTTAGATCCAGTCAATTAG
- the ilvD gene encoding dihydroxy-acid dehydratase: MPQYRSTTTTHGRNMAGARALWRATGMTTEDFDKMIIAVVNSFTQFVPGHVHLRNAGTLVSEQININGGVAKEFNTIAIDDGIAMGHSGMLYSLPSRDLIADSVEYMINAHCVDAMVCISNCDKITPGMLMAALRLNIPTIFISGGPMESGTITLSNKDIKLNLIDAITSAANPNISNIDQQNIEEEACPTCGSCSGMFTANSMNCLTEALGLAQPGNGSLLATHSDRKKLFLNAGKYIVHLAKSYYEENNYSVLPRNIANKSSFENAMMLDIAMGGSTNTVLHLLAAAQEGEIDFTMADIDRLSRKVPHLCTVAPNTQQYHMEDFHRAGGVMGILGELNRCGLLHRNTRNILNQSLSETLLKYDIVSCDNIDSKNMYAAAPGGVRTTQAFTQTNRWASLDIDRCSGCIRNRKHAYSQDGGLAVLYGNLAIDGCLVKTAGVHINLQKFYGPAKVYESQEDAVQSILTGNVHPGDIIVIRYEGPKGGPGMQEMLYPTSFLKSMSLDLCCALITDGRFSGGTSGLSIGHISPEAANKGLIGLVYDGDIISIDISARSIILEVSEYVLKTRYELEIARGTKAWTPTNRNRNISTSLKAYAHLVTSADKGAVRDKSKLLG; this comes from the coding sequence ATGCCTCAATATCGCTCTACTACTACTACACATGGTCGTAATATGGCTGGTGCTCGAGCATTATGGCGCGCTACAGGCATGACCACCGAAGATTTTGATAAAATGATTATTGCTGTAGTTAATTCATTTACCCAATTTGTTCCTGGTCACGTGCATTTACGAAATGCAGGGACATTAGTTTCTGAACAAATTAATATTAACGGAGGGGTTGCAAAAGAGTTTAATACTATTGCAATAGATGATGGAATTGCCATGGGCCATAGTGGCATGCTATATTCTTTACCATCTAGGGATCTTATTGCTGATTCAGTAGAATACATGATCAATGCCCATTGTGTCGATGCTATGGTGTGTATTTCTAATTGCGATAAAATAACACCTGGAATGTTAATGGCAGCATTGCGCTTAAATATTCCAACCATCTTTATATCAGGTGGTCCAATGGAATCTGGCACAATCACTCTATCTAATAAAGATATTAAACTTAATTTAATTGATGCAATAACTTCTGCCGCAAATCCTAATATTTCTAATATTGACCAACAAAACATCGAAGAAGAAGCATGTCCTACATGTGGATCTTGCTCAGGAATGTTCACTGCAAATTCTATGAATTGTTTAACAGAAGCGCTAGGATTAGCTCAACCAGGAAATGGGTCATTGTTAGCTACTCATTCTGATCGAAAAAAATTATTTTTAAATGCTGGTAAATATATTGTCCACTTAGCAAAATCTTATTATGAAGAAAATAATTATTCTGTTTTGCCTCGTAATATAGCTAATAAATCTTCTTTTGAAAATGCAATGATGTTAGACATTGCAATGGGTGGATCCACCAATACTGTATTGCACTTACTTGCAGCCGCACAAGAAGGAGAAATAGATTTTACTATGGCAGATATTGATAGATTATCTCGAAAAGTACCACATCTGTGTACAGTAGCTCCAAATACTCAACAATATCATATGGAAGATTTTCATCGAGCTGGGGGAGTAATGGGTATACTTGGTGAATTAAATCGTTGTGGTCTATTACATAGAAATACACGAAATATATTAAATCAATCTTTATCAGAAACATTATTAAAGTATGATATTGTTTCCTGCGACAATATTGATTCAAAAAATATGTACGCTGCAGCTCCAGGCGGAGTACGTACTACACAAGCATTTACCCAGACAAACAGATGGGCTTCATTAGATATAGATCGTTGCTCTGGTTGTATTCGTAATCGCAAGCATGCTTATAGCCAAGATGGCGGTTTAGCGGTATTATATGGCAATCTTGCTATAGATGGTTGTCTTGTAAAAACAGCTGGAGTACATATAAACCTTCAAAAATTCTATGGCCCAGCTAAAGTCTATGAAAGCCAAGAAGATGCTGTTCAATCAATTCTAACAGGAAATGTGCATCCTGGAGATATAATTGTAATTCGATATGAAGGCCCAAAAGGAGGGCCAGGTATGCAAGAAATGCTATATCCAACATCTTTTCTTAAATCTATGAGTTTGGATTTATGCTGTGCTTTAATTACAGATGGTAGATTTTCAGGTGGAACATCTGGTTTGTCTATTGGACATATATCTCCAGAAGCAGCTAATAAGGGATTAATCGGCTTAGTATATGACGGAGATATAATTAGTATTGATATCAGTGCGCGTAGTATTATCTTAGAAGTGTCTGAATATGTACTAAAAACAAGATATGAATTAGAAATCGCTCGAGGCACCAAAGCATGGACTCCAACCAACAGAAATAGAAATATATCTACTTCTTTAAAAGCATATGCCCATTTAGTAACAAGTGCGGACAAGGGTGCTGTTCGTGATAAATCTAAGTTGTTGGGATAA
- the ilvA gene encoding threonine ammonia-lyase, biosynthetic: MKKINYFLPNAPCPAEYLRAALSSHVYEVAQITPLQIMSKLSQRFENIVLVKREDRQPVHSFKLRGAYAMISSLNEAQKSSGVVTASAGNHAQGVAFSATHLGITSLIVMPTNTADIKIDAVRNFGGKPLLCGANFDEANIKAISLANKHQLTFIPPFDHPTVIAGQGTLAMELLQQDAHLDRIFVPVGGGGLAAGISVLIKHLMPQIKVIGVESAESASLCAALSAGMPVWLHKVGLFAEGVAVRCIGNETFRLCKKYLDDVITVDNDAICAAIKDLFEDVRAIAEPSGALALAGMKKYIQQYAIRGERLAHVLSGANINFHELRYISERCELGEQREALMAITIPEKKGSFLEFYKILGNRSVTEFNYRYNGSKKVCIFIGIRLKNGHAERKIIIQEILANGFQVIDLSDDEMAKLHVRYMVGARVFQSLQERIFSFEFPEAPGALLKFLYTLGANWNISLFHYRNHGTDYGRVLAGFELSNQKEEKEFEQYLSKLGYEWHDVTANPVFEVFLN; this comes from the coding sequence ATGAAAAAAATTAATTATTTTCTTCCTAATGCGCCCTGCCCCGCAGAATATCTACGAGCTGCTTTGAGTTCTCATGTGTATGAAGTAGCGCAAATAACACCATTACAGATTATGAGCAAATTATCCCAACGTTTCGAAAATATAGTATTAGTAAAACGTGAAGACAGACAACCAGTACATAGCTTTAAGCTACGTGGCGCTTATGCCATGATTTCAAGTCTCAATGAAGCACAAAAATCTTCTGGAGTTGTTACAGCATCAGCAGGTAATCATGCTCAGGGAGTAGCTTTTTCTGCTACTCATCTTGGTATAACATCTTTAATTGTAATGCCTACAAACACTGCAGATATAAAGATAGACGCAGTACGTAATTTTGGTGGAAAACCATTATTATGTGGAGCTAATTTTGATGAAGCTAACATTAAAGCTATATCTCTAGCTAATAAACATCAATTAACTTTCATTCCTCCATTCGACCACCCAACGGTTATAGCAGGTCAAGGAACATTGGCGATGGAATTACTACAACAAGATGCTCATTTAGATCGTATTTTTGTTCCAGTAGGAGGAGGTGGGTTAGCTGCAGGTATTTCTGTTTTAATTAAACATCTTATGCCCCAAATAAAAGTTATAGGGGTTGAATCAGCAGAATCCGCTTCTTTATGCGCTGCATTATCTGCTGGAATGCCAGTATGGTTACATAAAGTAGGTTTATTTGCAGAAGGAGTAGCTGTACGATGCATTGGAAATGAAACATTTCGTTTATGTAAAAAATATTTAGATGATGTAATTACAGTAGATAATGATGCGATTTGTGCCGCGATAAAAGATTTATTTGAAGACGTACGCGCTATAGCTGAACCTTCAGGTGCTTTAGCATTGGCTGGAATGAAGAAATATATTCAACAATATGCAATACGGGGCGAAAGATTAGCTCATGTTCTTTCAGGTGCTAATATAAATTTTCATGAATTACGTTATATTTCAGAACGTTGCGAACTAGGAGAGCAACGAGAAGCATTGATGGCAATTACTATTCCAGAAAAAAAAGGTAGTTTTTTAGAATTCTATAAAATATTAGGAAACAGATCAGTAACAGAATTTAATTATCGTTATAATGGATCCAAAAAAGTTTGTATCTTCATTGGTATACGTTTAAAAAATGGACATGCTGAAAGAAAAATAATAATACAAGAAATACTCGCTAATGGTTTTCAAGTCATAGATCTATCTGATGACGAAATGGCAAAATTACATGTTAGATATATGGTAGGGGCGCGTGTATTCCAGTCTTTACAGGAACGAATTTTCAGTTTCGAATTTCCAGAAGCTCCGGGAGCATTATTAAAATTTCTTTATACTTTAGGCGCGAATTGGAATATTTCTCTGTTTCATTATAGAAATCATGGTACTGATTACGGGCGTGTTCTGGCTGGATTTGAATTATCTAACCAAAAAGAAGAAAAAGAATTTGAACAATACCTATCTAAATTAGGATACGAATGGCATGATGTCACAGCTAATCCAGTGTTTGAGGTATTTTTAAATTAA
- the ilvC gene encoding ketol-acid reductoisomerase: MANYFNTLTFIQKLKHLKKCRFMGHNEFSKGIQALLSKKIAIIGCGSQGLNQGLNMRDSGINISYALRRESIINKQESWSRATQHGFTIGTYEEIIPTSDIIINLTPDKNHTAVVKKIEPLMKHRSVLGYSHGFHIVEVGEKIRQDITVIMVAPKCPGTEVRQEYQRGFGVPTLIAVHKENNAYNIGMELAKSWAFALGSHRAGVLESSFVAEVKSDLMGEQTILCGMLQAGSILCFDYMINNGIDAGYSGKFIQYGWEVITEALKHGGITLMMDRLSNIAKIRAFTLSEKLKNILKPIFERHMENILNGAFSEEMISDWKNNDSKLLIWRKKTSQLPLEQAPNYQQEILDQTYFDHGILMVAIIKAGVELSFDTMIKAGIAPESAYYESLHELPLIANTIARKKLYEMNTVISDTAEYGNYLFCNAVVPLLKKTIIPNLKKGDLGISPEETKIDNIILRNTNAMIRNHAIEKVGIKLRSHMQNMKNLSFINN; the protein is encoded by the coding sequence ATGGCTAATTATTTTAATACATTAACTTTTATACAAAAATTAAAACATTTAAAAAAATGCCGATTTATGGGTCACAACGAATTTTCTAAAGGAATTCAAGCCTTATTATCTAAAAAAATAGCTATAATAGGTTGTGGATCTCAAGGGTTAAATCAAGGTTTGAATATGAGAGACTCAGGTATAAATATTTCATACGCCTTGCGTCGAGAATCTATTATTAATAAACAAGAATCGTGGTCAAGAGCGACACAGCACGGATTTACTATAGGAACTTATGAAGAAATTATTCCAACATCAGATATTATTATTAACTTAACTCCAGATAAAAACCACACAGCAGTAGTAAAAAAAATAGAACCTTTAATGAAACATAGATCTGTATTAGGCTATTCACATGGATTTCATATTGTAGAGGTTGGAGAAAAAATTCGTCAAGATATCACTGTCATAATGGTCGCTCCAAAATGTCCTGGTACAGAGGTTCGTCAAGAGTATCAACGAGGATTTGGGGTGCCTACCTTAATTGCCGTACATAAAGAAAACAACGCATATAATATAGGTATGGAATTGGCAAAATCCTGGGCATTCGCACTTGGTAGCCACCGTGCTGGGGTATTAGAATCTTCATTTGTAGCAGAAGTTAAATCAGATCTTATGGGAGAACAAACCATTTTATGTGGAATGTTGCAAGCAGGATCAATTCTTTGTTTTGACTACATGATTAATAATGGTATTGATGCTGGATACTCAGGAAAATTTATTCAATATGGTTGGGAAGTCATAACTGAAGCATTAAAACACGGAGGCATCACATTAATGATGGATCGATTATCTAACATTGCTAAAATACGTGCTTTTACATTATCTGAAAAACTAAAAAATATATTGAAACCAATTTTTGAAAGACATATGGAAAATATACTTAATGGAGCATTTTCTGAGGAGATGATATCAGATTGGAAAAATAATGATTCTAAATTACTTATTTGGAGAAAAAAAACCAGTCAACTTCCATTAGAACAAGCGCCAAACTATCAACAAGAGATTTTGGATCAAACATATTTTGATCATGGAATATTAATGGTAGCCATAATAAAAGCAGGAGTAGAACTATCTTTTGACACAATGATAAAAGCTGGTATAGCTCCAGAATCAGCATACTATGAGTCATTACATGAATTACCTTTAATTGCAAATACTATAGCTCGAAAAAAATTATATGAAATGAATACGGTAATTTCCGACACTGCAGAATATGGTAATTATTTGTTTTGCAACGCAGTAGTGCCTTTATTAAAAAAAACTATAATACCTAATTTAAAAAAAGGAGATTTAGGTATATCGCCCGAAGAAACTAAAATAGATAATATTATTTTACGTAATACTAATGCAATGATTAGAAATCATGCAATAGAAAAAGTTGGAATTAAATTAAGAAGTCATATGCAAAACATGAAAAATTTATCGTTTATTAATAATTAG
- the trxA gene encoding thioredoxin has translation MNHIVNLTDSNFKEKVLNSINQESTPFLIDFWAEWCNPCKAMIPILEDIAIEFHDKLKIAKLNIDENPITTKNYGIRSIPTLLLIRHGTVLSTKIGLLSKQKLQEFLKTYI, from the coding sequence ATGAATCATATAGTAAATTTGACAGATTCTAATTTTAAAGAAAAGGTATTAAACTCTATCAATCAAGAAAGTACGCCATTTTTAATTGATTTTTGGGCTGAATGGTGTAATCCCTGTAAAGCAATGATACCTATTTTAGAAGACATAGCTATAGAATTTCATGATAAACTAAAAATAGCAAAATTAAATATAGATGAAAATCCAATCACTACTAAAAACTATGGCATTAGAAGTATTCCAACGTTATTATTAATTCGTCATGGAACAGTATTATCTACTAAAATAGGATTATTATCTAAACAAAAATTACAAGAATTTTTAAAAACATATATATAG